AAACGGGCGGGTCTGCAAACCCGGAGACAAAGCAACCCCGGATGACACCGTTACCGTCTCCGGAAAAGTAATTGACCTTTCCGCCCCGGCGGACGGCGGCGCGGTTATCGCCTACAACAAGCCTGCGGGCAAAATTGTGAGCAGAGCCGACCCCGGCGGACGACCGACAGTTTTTGAAGACCTTCCGCCGCTGAAAAAATCGCGATGGGTGTCCGTGGGGCGGCTTGACCTCAACACTTCGGGACTGATGATATTTTGCTCGGACGGACACCTTGCCGCCCGGCTCGCCCACCCTTCAAGCGGGATTGAGCGCGAATACATGGCGCGCGTGCGCGGGAAAGCGGGAAAGGAAACCTTGGCGCGGCTTCTGCGCGGAATCAGGATTGACGGCAAAACGGGGCGGTTTGAAAAGGTCGCCCCGGCGGCGGCAAAGGACGGGGCGAACAAATGGTTCAGGATAACCGTAACGGAGGGCAGAAACCGTTTTGTGCGGCGAATGTGGGAGAGTTGCGGCTGTGAGGTCAACCGGCTTATACGGACGCGGTTCGGCCCCGTCAAACTTCCCAAAAACCTCCCTGCGGGTGCGTGCCTGTTTGCGGACGAAAAACTTGTGAAAAAACTCCGGAAAGCCGCGGGTCTGCCGCTTTAGCGCGCGCGCTCAATATAACTTCCGTCTCTGGTGTCAACCCGTATCGTGTCTCCGGGGTTTACAAAAAGAGGCACATTCACTTTCGCGCCCGTCTCAAGCGTGGCGGGCTTTGTGGCGGACGCCGCCGTGTCTCCCTTAACGCCGGGCTCGGCTTCGGTAACTTTCAGTTCAACCACCGATTTCGGAAACTCAACACCCGACGGAGCGCCGTTGATAAACCCGACCAGAACCTCCTGCTGCTCGCTCAGAAAGTCCGCCGCCGAGCCGACCTCCTCGCGTGACAGTTCCAGTTGGTCGTAACTCTCCTCATCCATAA
The genomic region above belongs to Candidatus Dadabacteria bacterium and contains:
- a CDS encoding pseudouridine synthase — its product is MAEERVQKLLAGAGVGSRRKVEELIGKGLVAVNGRVCKPGDKATPDDTVTVSGKVIDLSAPADGGAVIAYNKPAGKIVSRADPGGRPTVFEDLPPLKKSRWVSVGRLDLNTSGLMIFCSDGHLAARLAHPSSGIEREYMARVRGKAGKETLARLLRGIRIDGKTGRFEKVAPAAAKDGANKWFRITVTEGRNRFVRRMWESCGCEVNRLIRTRFGPVKLPKNLPAGACLFADEKLVKKLRKAAGLPL
- the efp gene encoding elongation factor P, with the translated sequence MAVETSDFHRGMKIEMDGGVWEIIEYQHSKMAQRSPIVTAKVRNIVTGAVQEKKFRSGDRFETPDIKKRTMRFLYSDGSSFHFMDEESYDQLELSREEVGSAADFLSEQQEVLVGFINGAPSGVEFPKSVVELKVTEAEPGVKGDTAASATKPATLETGAKVNVPLFVNPGDTIRVDTRDGSYIERAR